In a single window of the Candidatus Neomarinimicrobiota bacterium genome:
- a CDS encoding DUF3179 domain-containing protein, which translates to MYARKFDGKVNSFGVSGNLWRDALVMYDRETRSYWSHISGKAIKGEYKGTQLKSLPVQHLKWSEWKKLYPDSKVLIKSRFTSESTYTSYNKSRDRLGIVGTVNFDRRLDGKDIVLGVLIDDIPVVFPHKYFTKTNHVNYEIDNFKLLVVYSSDGQTATAFNRILNGKALNFEVAESSEGHFIRDVETGTLWDGLSGKAVKGELKGDQLSPIVGTQAFWFGWRGFYPRTVIWNPSG; encoded by the coding sequence GTGTATGCCCGCAAATTTGACGGCAAAGTTAATTCATTCGGAGTATCCGGGAATCTCTGGCGAGACGCGCTTGTCATGTACGACAGAGAAACGCGATCGTATTGGAGCCACATATCCGGAAAAGCAATAAAAGGAGAATATAAGGGTACACAGCTCAAATCATTACCTGTGCAGCATCTTAAGTGGAGTGAATGGAAAAAGCTCTATCCGGATTCAAAAGTATTGATAAAAAGTAGATTTACTTCTGAATCCACCTATACAAGTTATAATAAATCGAGAGATCGCCTCGGAATCGTCGGAACAGTTAACTTTGATAGACGTTTAGATGGAAAGGACATAGTATTGGGAGTCCTCATTGATGATATTCCGGTTGTTTTTCCTCATAAGTATTTCACCAAAACGAATCATGTGAACTATGAGATTGATAACTTTAAATTACTTGTTGTTTACTCATCAGACGGACAAACAGCTACTGCATTTAACAGAATATTAAATGGGAAGGCTCTAAACTTTGAAGTAGCGGAGTCCAGCGAGGGACATTTTATTCGAGATGTAGAAACAGGAACATTATGGGACGGATTAAGCGGCAAAGCTGTTAAGGGTGAACTAAAAGGCGACCAATTAAGTCCTATCGTCGGTACACAAGCATTTTGGTTCGGCTGGAGAGGCTTCTATCCGAGAACGGTTATCTGGAACCCTTCCGGTTAA
- a CDS encoding DUF3566 domain-containing protein, translating to MKYELKSIELWSIVRTIFLVSLAIHLILGMGLLLILLIGMNVSTSLLDDNVQYYDDIDSFGLPIGPILVIVISIGASTIYSLFYFAIGALYNLFSGWLGGIEITLEERVQSVKTVLIPKENQVSEDDESEEDSPEE from the coding sequence ATGAAATATGAATTAAAATCTATTGAACTATGGAGCATTGTTCGTACTATTTTTTTAGTATCATTGGCTATTCATCTGATTCTTGGAATGGGACTATTACTAATACTGCTTATAGGTATGAACGTTTCAACAAGTTTGCTGGACGACAATGTGCAGTATTATGATGACATAGATAGTTTTGGATTGCCCATCGGTCCTATTTTAGTAATAGTTATATCCATTGGGGCTTCAACCATCTATTCATTGTTTTATTTTGCAATCGGTGCGCTCTATAATTTATTTTCCGGATGGTTAGGTGGTATCGAAATAACTCTTGAGGAACGAGTTCAGTCTGTAAAAACCGTTCTAATTCCCAAAGAAAATCAAGTTAGCGAAGATGATGAAAGCGAAGAGGATAGCCCGGAAGAGTGA
- a CDS encoding type II secretion system protein GspG, with protein MKSPSLHSKGFTMMEMVVVITLIGILTSIGINIVIRTLEAQKADATLSEMEALKRAITGDASIVLSGRRSEFGYYGDMGRMPVTLLNLLVKGSQPSLTNNSKYGITYGWGGPYLSKGFEDDPNTAFEDSWGNSYIYSDTKTVNASADVVVGKISSLGADGSAGGTGYDADIDLEILEREVESTVYGSAYTIDGNPMVSGKVYIWKPVGTAILAADSVVTGLQGTFSFSGVPKGTRALSFRAIGGLETNIKSILVSDGAVSIPRVSNIANLLFVTGSQILGGVSNEQVQFQIRNLLGQAVTVIDFKADYPGNYNPATGPKYDRLVVNAVTVWQEALFADMAGSADQIDSKGGGMSNFSIPNNQTRTFLMRDFQNDAAALSDMTGTAFTVTLFSSDGKQYSFDFSL; from the coding sequence ATGAAATCGCCTTCACTCCACTCTAAAGGATTCACTATGATGGAGATGGTTGTTGTGATCACTCTCATCGGAATTCTGACCTCCATTGGAATAAATATTGTGATTCGAACTCTTGAAGCACAAAAAGCGGACGCAACATTGTCGGAAATGGAGGCTTTAAAAAGAGCGATAACAGGTGATGCTTCTATCGTGTTGAGCGGGAGAAGAAGCGAATTCGGATATTATGGAGATATGGGACGGATGCCTGTGACATTGCTGAATCTGCTTGTTAAGGGCTCGCAGCCATCCCTCACCAATAATTCAAAGTATGGTATAACCTACGGGTGGGGAGGTCCCTATCTCTCAAAGGGGTTCGAGGACGATCCAAATACAGCTTTTGAGGACAGTTGGGGAAACAGCTATATCTACAGCGATACAAAAACAGTCAACGCATCCGCTGACGTTGTAGTAGGTAAGATTTCCAGTCTCGGAGCGGACGGTTCGGCCGGCGGCACAGGATATGATGCGGATATAGATCTTGAAATTCTTGAAAGAGAAGTCGAATCTACGGTTTATGGAAGCGCTTATACTATTGACGGCAATCCGATGGTTTCGGGAAAAGTTTACATATGGAAACCGGTAGGCACAGCAATTTTAGCGGCGGATTCCGTTGTTACCGGTCTTCAGGGAACATTTTCCTTCTCCGGAGTTCCGAAAGGAACAAGAGCATTATCATTTCGCGCAATAGGAGGTCTCGAGACAAATATAAAAAGTATTCTCGTATCTGACGGAGCCGTAAGTATTCCGCGAGTGAGTAATATCGCGAATTTACTGTTTGTTACGGGCAGCCAGATTTTGGGAGGAGTATCCAACGAACAGGTGCAGTTTCAGATTCGTAATTTACTTGGTCAGGCTGTAACAGTAATAGATTTCAAAGCGGATTATCCCGGGAATTATAATCCTGCTACGGGTCCAAAATATGACCGATTAGTAGTAAACGCCGTCACCGTATGGCAAGAAGCTCTTTTTGCCGATATGGCGGGGAGCGCTGACCAAATAGATTCCAAAGGCGGCGGTATGTCAAACTTCAGTATCCCGAATAATCAGACAAGAACATTTTTGATGAGAGATTTTCAAAATGATGCGGCTGCTTTGAGCGATATGACAGGGACGGCATTCACAGTTACACTTTTTTCAAGCGATGGAAAACAATATTCTTTTGACTTTAGCTTATAG
- a CDS encoding MerR family transcriptional regulator, with amino-acid sequence MNDMKDIYLIGDLARLTGFSIDTLNYYLRIELIKAKGRSMHNGYRYFDDETVESLMKIRELRANHTPIRYIKRRIEDGIL; translated from the coding sequence ATGAATGATATGAAGGACATCTACCTGATCGGAGACCTGGCTCGACTTACGGGATTCTCCATCGATACACTCAATTATTACCTCAGGATTGAGCTTATCAAGGCGAAAGGAAGAAGTATGCATAACGGATACAGATACTTTGACGATGAAACGGTTGAATCTTTAATGAAAATCAGAGAATTACGAGCCAATCATACGCCAATCAGGTATATCAAAAGAAGGATAGAAGATGGAATACTATGA
- a CDS encoding PilT/PilU family type 4a pilus ATPase, with the protein MDFSPLFKLMAEKEASDMFIAADAPVYFKIKGALVTVAARKVTAEEIDNMISHLISAEDYQRFKNDKDFDTSLVVEGVGRFRLNIFVQKGSPGVVARRISTDMPALEELGLPKQLADVTLEKNGLVLIVGGAGSGKSTTLAAMVDYRNSNSDGHIITIEDPIEFVHENKKSLVTQREVGTDSKSYSAALRSALRQAPDVLLIGEVRDRESMEAAISFAETGHLVLGTLHANNAPQTMDRIFGFFPNDMHDMLKLQLSQTLKAVMAQRLVKSKRRNERFVAVEFMTLTGRISDLILKGEFQSLKSAIERSEGQGMITFDESLFQLYKSGKINFETALTNSDSPTDLRLRIRSEEESVMPTNIRLMDEETEDSRLNEENI; encoded by the coding sequence ATGGACTTTTCACCTTTATTTAAGTTGATGGCGGAAAAAGAAGCATCGGATATGTTCATCGCAGCTGACGCTCCTGTATATTTCAAAATTAAAGGAGCCCTTGTAACCGTTGCAGCCCGGAAAGTAACAGCGGAAGAAATCGACAATATGATCTCCCATCTAATATCAGCCGAAGATTATCAGCGGTTTAAAAACGATAAAGATTTTGATACGAGTTTAGTTGTTGAAGGTGTTGGAAGATTCAGATTAAACATATTCGTCCAGAAAGGTTCTCCCGGAGTTGTCGCAAGGCGAATTTCTACTGATATGCCGGCTCTTGAAGAGCTGGGACTGCCTAAGCAGCTGGCGGATGTTACTTTAGAAAAGAATGGATTAGTGCTTATAGTAGGAGGCGCAGGTTCAGGAAAATCCACAACTTTGGCAGCGATGGTTGACTATAGGAACTCCAATTCTGACGGGCATATAATTACTATTGAAGACCCTATAGAATTTGTACATGAAAATAAAAAAAGTTTAGTTACTCAGCGAGAAGTGGGTACAGACAGTAAGTCATACAGCGCTGCTTTGAGGAGCGCGCTCAGGCAGGCTCCCGATGTGCTTCTTATAGGTGAAGTGAGAGACAGAGAATCAATGGAAGCCGCGATTTCCTTTGCCGAAACGGGACACCTGGTATTGGGAACGCTTCACGCTAATAATGCTCCTCAAACAATGGACAGGATATTCGGATTTTTCCCGAATGATATGCATGATATGTTGAAGCTCCAATTGTCTCAGACCTTAAAAGCCGTTATGGCGCAAAGGTTGGTAAAATCTAAAAGAAGGAACGAGCGATTTGTAGCAGTAGAATTTATGACTCTTACTGGCAGGATATCTGATCTCATCCTAAAGGGAGAATTCCAATCGTTAAAGAGCGCAATAGAGAGATCTGAAGGTCAGGGTATGATTACTTTTGATGAGTCTCTCTTTCAATTGTATAAATCCGGTAAAATCAATTTCGAAACGGCATTGACAAATTCGGATTCGCCAACGGATTTGCGGTTAAGGATTCGCTCAGAGGAGGAATCGGTTATGCCCACAAATATTAGGTTGATGGACGAGGAAACTGAAGATAGCCGGCTTAATGAAGAGAATATATGA
- a CDS encoding glutamate--tRNA ligase has protein sequence MTSNSNDVRVRFAPSPTGHLHVGGARTALFNYLYTKSHNGKFLLRIEDTDKERSDDSMVIEIKESLEWLGLKWDEEIVYQSARTAMYNESISKLLSTQTAYRCFCEPDDLDKKRKEAQQNKRQYKYDGTCRNLLNDEIESNIEERKLFAIRFATPQEGETIVNDLIYGDVVFKNSEIDDFIIARRDGSPTYQLAVVTDDWKMNISHVIRGEDHLSNTPKQLLLFDGLGVKEPIYAHLPLILGNDNQRLSKRHGATAVTEFRNQGILPEALLNHLSLLGWSPKDDTEFMDLDEILKRFRLDNVSRKSAVFDHKKLLWINGQHLSSKSSEELLPLVENEWNLSAADYEGSDYLMKVINIVKTRAKTREELVNFGNYFFNDPTEFDENAVKKYWSENAVNENIGILLENLSNLDDFSEEKLEEVLRSTADSIGIKAASLIHPTRLALTGFGVSPGIFVVMNMLGKKVVLRRLNSAFENFPV, from the coding sequence GTGACATCTAATTCTAATGATGTAAGGGTAAGATTCGCGCCAAGCCCCACGGGGCATTTACATGTAGGCGGCGCTCGGACTGCTTTATTTAATTATCTCTACACAAAATCTCATAATGGCAAATTCCTTCTGAGAATCGAAGATACTGATAAAGAGCGTTCGGATGATAGTATGGTCATCGAAATCAAAGAAAGTTTAGAGTGGCTTGGATTAAAGTGGGATGAAGAGATTGTCTACCAATCCGCTCGAACCGCAATGTATAATGAATCAATATCAAAGTTACTCTCGACTCAAACGGCATACAGATGTTTCTGCGAACCGGACGATCTCGACAAGAAGAGAAAGGAAGCTCAACAGAATAAAAGGCAATATAAATATGATGGAACTTGCAGAAATCTTCTCAATGATGAAATTGAAAGTAATATTGAAGAGAGAAAACTTTTCGCGATAAGGTTTGCAACACCCCAAGAAGGAGAAACTATAGTTAACGACCTTATCTATGGGGATGTAGTATTCAAAAATAGTGAAATTGATGATTTTATAATCGCAAGAAGAGACGGGTCTCCCACATATCAGCTTGCGGTTGTGACTGATGACTGGAAAATGAATATTTCCCACGTAATAAGAGGAGAGGATCATCTCTCAAATACCCCGAAACAGCTGCTCTTATTTGACGGATTAGGCGTAAAAGAGCCGATTTACGCTCACTTACCGCTAATATTGGGTAATGATAACCAAAGGTTATCAAAACGGCATGGAGCAACGGCCGTTACAGAATTCCGAAATCAGGGAATACTTCCGGAAGCGCTATTGAATCATTTGAGTTTATTGGGATGGTCGCCAAAAGACGACACAGAATTTATGGATTTAGACGAAATTCTTAAACGGTTCAGGCTGGATAATGTATCGCGAAAAAGCGCTGTGTTCGACCATAAAAAACTTCTTTGGATTAACGGGCAGCACTTGTCGTCTAAGAGTTCGGAAGAGCTTCTCCCGTTAGTGGAGAATGAGTGGAATCTTTCAGCTGCTGATTATGAGGGTTCTGATTATCTGATGAAAGTCATAAATATTGTAAAGACACGCGCTAAAACACGTGAAGAGCTCGTTAACTTCGGAAATTACTTTTTCAATGATCCAACTGAGTTTGACGAAAATGCGGTAAAAAAGTATTGGTCTGAAAATGCGGTGAACGAAAATATCGGAATTCTTCTTGAAAATCTTTCCAATCTTGATGACTTTTCTGAAGAAAAATTGGAAGAGGTACTAAGATCAACCGCCGATTCAATCGGAATTAAAGCTGCATCTCTTATTCATCCCACTCGACTTGCGTTAACAGGATTTGGCGTAAGCCCCGGCATATTTGTAGTTATGAATATGCTTGGTAAAAAAGTAGTGCTACGCCGATTAAATTCGGCTTTTGAAAATTTCCCCGTATGA
- the pilM gene encoding pilus assembly protein PilM, whose translation MSEQQQIDDPSIKLLETLRKRDKLQAPVERETASFLVESENLLEKEALEDPFDDLERAVDNEISSIEPDTREEVLEEGSLPHLPADVEESKIQKQFFSKTGSKSLSIVNKISIYLKRWITGEQQVIGIDINGNTLSVVKISNKLEGKTLTEFVSCEIIGDTGAKRSKDIIDALKTVMSDKTFKNGNVVISISGPNTAIKQFVLPKLTGKEIQQAVKWQAQKNLPFKVEDSVYDYFLNPDAAGDVTPVTIVAAENKYLNDVLSNYKKSDVKIKKISPTPFALLDILQLSGKDDGNSSFVIIDIGWDRMTITFISKGLIQFIRDVPVGVSEIVDGLQGSVTFRDKTAVINELMAKRLLEKYGIPLELIDSFTDENSKINSISQQMSGAVDRIVEEVNRSLNYFKRKFPEIDDTDIIYLSGQGADLYNMGLLLRRTTRLQVERINPLLGLNVEKSSASISAFNKVASSLAVATGLARNLFKGPNIAPDDAKIDITFGVVKKAFAIGIVAIAFILSALTLSVSIELEEKKDLAKSAELALASLSPIQQQYLSSSKETGTLRELMKIMNDEDRKTTWFRSQLNLLSALSPPEMMMSHIDIRTSVSKTDQDKGVSFVQLTGAIFADDFFSKQIVRDYQDALKSTNLFTNVEVTESNLAGSGNTRAMFFVINCFL comes from the coding sequence ATGTCTGAACAGCAGCAGATAGACGACCCAAGCATTAAGCTGCTCGAAACTCTTCGGAAGAGGGATAAGCTACAGGCTCCGGTTGAGCGTGAGACCGCTTCTTTCTTGGTGGAATCAGAAAATTTACTTGAAAAAGAAGCTCTTGAAGATCCATTTGACGATTTAGAGCGTGCCGTTGATAATGAAATTTCTTCGATAGAACCCGATACTCGGGAGGAGGTATTAGAAGAAGGAAGTCTGCCTCACCTCCCGGCGGATGTTGAAGAATCAAAAATTCAAAAGCAATTCTTCAGCAAAACAGGAAGTAAAAGCCTTTCGATTGTTAATAAAATATCAATCTATCTGAAAAGATGGATAACAGGCGAACAACAAGTGATAGGGATTGACATAAACGGCAACACACTGAGTGTAGTAAAAATTTCTAATAAACTTGAAGGGAAAACACTCACTGAATTCGTCAGCTGTGAAATTATCGGCGATACGGGCGCCAAGAGATCAAAAGATATAATTGACGCTCTTAAAACTGTCATGTCCGATAAAACATTCAAGAATGGAAATGTGGTGATATCAATATCGGGACCCAACACAGCGATAAAACAATTCGTTTTACCGAAGTTGACTGGTAAAGAAATCCAGCAGGCGGTAAAATGGCAGGCACAGAAAAATCTACCGTTCAAGGTAGAAGATTCTGTGTATGATTATTTTCTGAATCCGGATGCGGCAGGCGATGTTACTCCGGTAACAATTGTCGCAGCAGAAAATAAATATCTGAACGATGTTTTATCCAATTATAAAAAATCAGATGTAAAGATAAAAAAAATATCTCCTACACCGTTTGCCTTGTTGGATATTTTACAGCTCTCGGGGAAAGATGATGGCAATTCTTCATTTGTTATAATTGATATCGGGTGGGACAGAATGACCATCACTTTTATAAGTAAGGGGCTGATACAATTTATCAGGGACGTTCCGGTGGGTGTTTCCGAGATAGTGGACGGATTGCAAGGAAGCGTTACATTCCGCGATAAAACAGCGGTAATAAACGAATTGATGGCGAAAAGATTATTAGAGAAATACGGAATACCTCTTGAGTTGATAGATTCTTTCACAGATGAAAACAGCAAGATCAACAGCATTTCTCAGCAAATGAGTGGCGCTGTGGATCGAATCGTAGAGGAAGTAAATCGTTCGTTAAATTATTTCAAGAGGAAGTTTCCCGAAATAGACGACACGGACATCATATATCTCTCGGGTCAGGGCGCGGATCTATATAATATGGGTCTGCTTTTAAGAAGAACCACACGCCTTCAGGTGGAACGTATAAATCCTCTATTAGGTCTCAATGTTGAGAAAAGTTCAGCATCAATTTCAGCTTTTAATAAAGTCGCATCGTCTCTTGCAGTTGCCACAGGCTTAGCGAGAAACTTATTCAAAGGTCCTAACATTGCTCCGGATGACGCTAAAATAGATATAACATTCGGAGTAGTGAAAAAGGCTTTCGCTATCGGGATCGTCGCCATCGCTTTTATCCTTTCTGCTCTTACCCTTTCAGTAAGTATCGAGCTTGAAGAAAAAAAAGATTTAGCAAAGAGCGCTGAGCTGGCGCTTGCTTCACTCTCACCGATTCAGCAACAATATTTATCGTCAAGCAAAGAGACAGGAACTCTGCGGGAGCTGATGAAAATTATGAACGATGAAGACCGGAAAACCACATGGTTCCGATCGCAGCTAAACTTACTAAGCGCGCTGTCTCCGCCTGAAATGATGATGTCTCACATTGATATAAGAACAAGCGTATCAAAAACTGATCAGGACAAGGGTGTATCGTTTGTGCAGCTTACAGGAGCGATATTCGCTGATGATTTTTTCTCAAAGCAGATCGTTAGGGATTACCAAGACGCATTGAAAAGCACAAATCTTTTTACAAATGTTGAAGTTACAGAATCAAACCTTGCCGGTTCGGGGAATACTCGCGCAATGTTTTTCGTAATTAACTGTTTTCTATGA
- a CDS encoding DUF3179 domain-containing protein codes for MLIRKFSLIMMSAFVLILTFTPIALPQRGSYEIIDGDRMYYILPRDGIPAIDNPEFVSVKEAEKFMKNDELVMGLVINGDARAYSTWHLDRHEIVNDFVGDTYISVTW; via the coding sequence ATGCTTATTAGAAAATTTAGTCTCATTATGATGTCAGCATTCGTGCTAATTTTGACATTCACCCCTATAGCGCTTCCACAAAGAGGATCATACGAGATAATTGACGGTGATCGTATGTATTATATACTCCCGAGAGATGGTATCCCGGCAATAGATAATCCGGAATTTGTTAGCGTTAAAGAAGCCGAAAAATTCATGAAAAATGATGAATTGGTTATGGGACTTGTCATAAACGGTGATGCAAGAGCATATTCCACCTGGCATTTAGACAGGCACGAAATAGTCAATGATTTTGTGGGAGACACTTACATTTCGGTTACATGGTGA
- a CDS encoding type IV pilus twitching motility protein PilT has product MEIFEILKFAVDTDASDIHITVGSPPMLRIDGRMKKIESSPLEKEEVDRLIYDIMTENQRRELEENFEVDFSRELSGIGRFRVNVFYGRQGKAAVLRIIKSDILTFEQLGLPEVIRELSSLDKGLVLVTGPTGSGKSTTLATMIDYINSNYEYHIITIEDPIEFIHEPKKSLINQRELHTNTKSFTNALRSSLREDPDVILLGELRDLETTSLAITAAETGHLVFGTLHTNSAAKTVNRIIDQYPAEEQGQIRSMLAESLRGVIAQLLLPKKGGGRVGAFEILICTPAASNMIREDKIFQLDSIIQTNLKMGMITMDQSLAALIKQGQIEPEVAYRHARDAKSVAKLAGLAPVEESKS; this is encoded by the coding sequence ATGGAAATATTCGAAATCCTAAAATTTGCTGTTGATACCGATGCATCGGATATTCACATCACTGTTGGTTCTCCACCGATGTTGAGAATAGACGGGAGAATGAAGAAAATCGAATCATCTCCATTGGAAAAAGAAGAAGTTGACCGACTGATCTATGATATAATGACAGAAAATCAGCGAAGAGAACTCGAAGAAAATTTTGAAGTTGATTTTTCACGCGAATTAAGCGGCATAGGCAGATTTCGAGTGAATGTATTCTACGGCAGGCAGGGAAAAGCAGCTGTCTTAAGGATAATAAAATCAGATATTTTAACCTTTGAACAGCTCGGATTGCCTGAAGTAATAAGAGAATTATCCTCCCTTGATAAAGGCTTGGTTCTCGTCACAGGACCGACAGGTTCGGGAAAATCCACCACGCTTGCAACAATGATAGACTATATAAACTCCAACTATGAATATCATATAATTACCATTGAAGACCCGATTGAATTTATACATGAACCGAAGAAGTCGCTGATTAATCAGAGAGAATTGCATACGAATACCAAGTCCTTTACGAACGCTCTTCGGTCTTCTCTCAGAGAGGATCCTGATGTTATTTTGCTTGGGGAGTTGAGAGACCTGGAAACGACATCTCTGGCTATTACAGCAGCAGAAACCGGACACCTTGTCTTCGGAACTTTGCATACGAATTCGGCGGCTAAAACAGTGAACAGGATAATAGATCAATATCCTGCCGAGGAGCAGGGACAGATACGGAGTATGCTTGCGGAATCTCTCAGGGGAGTTATCGCGCAGCTGTTACTTCCGAAAAAGGGTGGAGGCAGAGTGGGGGCGTTCGAAATACTTATCTGCACGCCCGCGGCATCAAATATGATTCGGGAGGACAAAATATTTCAACTTGATTCAATAATTCAAACAAATCTGAAAATGGGAATGATAACAATGGACCAATCATTAGCAGCATTGATTAAACAAGGTCAAATCGAACCTGAAGTGGCTTATCGCCATGCCCGCGATGCTAAAAGCGTAGCAAAACTCGCCGGGTTAGCCCCGGTTGAAGAAAGTAAATCATAA
- a CDS encoding AAA family ATPase: protein MEYYEELGLRKEPFSTSPDPEFFFYSKEHKECIQRLEINIRMKRGLSVILGDVGTGKTTLSRMIIQLFDTFSKQYDFHLILDPAFESEFEFVKNLASVFNIKDTARSTFEYKMLIENYLYKKAVEENKVVVLVVDEGQKLTPLHIEALRTLLNFETNDAKLLQLVILAQSEFMFKIKRQPNFLDRISLGYVINPINEEDTKGMIQYRLKKAGFNGDVPLFTEEAISKIYQFTQGYPRKIIQFCHNVLIDLLRNGKKQVSEDMVVTVIRRESPWHV from the coding sequence ATGGAATACTATGAAGAACTCGGTCTGAGAAAAGAACCGTTCTCAACATCGCCGGACCCGGAATTCTTCTTTTACTCAAAAGAGCATAAAGAGTGCATCCAAAGATTGGAAATCAATATCAGGATGAAACGCGGCTTAAGTGTAATTTTGGGCGATGTGGGCACGGGAAAAACTACTCTAAGTAGAATGATTATCCAATTATTCGATACTTTTTCCAAGCAATATGATTTTCATCTTATCCTTGATCCCGCATTCGAATCAGAGTTTGAATTCGTAAAAAATCTCGCTTCGGTATTTAATATTAAAGATACTGCCCGTTCAACATTTGAATATAAAATGCTCATTGAGAATTATCTTTATAAGAAAGCGGTAGAAGAAAATAAAGTAGTAGTGTTAGTTGTGGACGAAGGTCAAAAGCTTACTCCTCTTCATATTGAGGCTCTCAGGACACTTCTGAATTTTGAAACTAACGATGCCAAATTACTCCAGTTGGTAATACTTGCTCAAAGTGAGTTTATGTTCAAAATAAAGAGACAGCCGAATTTTTTAGACAGGATAAGTCTTGGCTATGTAATAAATCCGATAAATGAAGAAGATACTAAGGGGATGATTCAATATAGGCTTAAAAAAGCAGGATTTAACGGAGATGTGCCTCTTTTCACGGAAGAGGCGATTTCTAAAATTTATCAGTTTACTCAGGGATACCCCAGAAAGATAATTCAATTTTGTCATAATGTTCTTATCGATTTACTGCGGAATGGAAAGAAACAGGTGAGCGAAGATATGGTAGTTACGGTAATCAGGCGCGAGAGTCCCTGGCATGTCTGA
- the pilO gene encoding type 4a pilus biogenesis protein PilO → MSELNRRIGALTVVTVMLVAGWYFFLHFPIANKLEPVKARIGLVKGQMKKVEEMGGNISDLIDNLEDLRDSVMLLKEKMGSIQEVDSLLLQIRALADTHGLQIQTLAPKLSLNSFDDEDTYRRESVMGLVKLPVDLRLKGDFLEFGKFMNDIKSNGILYSVEDLKIRRKIDELPTLSFHVVMHLFLIDKDFNSETI, encoded by the coding sequence ATGAGCGAACTGAACCGAAGAATTGGAGCATTAACCGTCGTTACAGTGATGCTTGTAGCCGGATGGTATTTTTTCCTCCATTTTCCCATTGCGAATAAATTAGAACCTGTCAAAGCGAGAATAGGTTTAGTGAAAGGGCAAATGAAAAAAGTAGAGGAGATGGGAGGAAACATCAGTGATTTGATAGATAATCTCGAAGATCTAAGGGATTCGGTTATGCTTTTGAAAGAGAAAATGGGTTCGATTCAGGAAGTAGATTCGTTACTTTTGCAAATTCGCGCTCTTGCGGACACTCATGGTCTGCAGATTCAAACATTAGCTCCAAAGCTTTCTTTGAATTCGTTTGATGACGAGGATACTTATAGAAGAGAATCTGTGATGGGGCTTGTGAAATTACCTGTGGATTTAAGGCTAAAAGGTGATTTTCTCGAATTCGGAAAATTTATGAATGATATTAAAAGTAACGGTATTCTTTATTCGGTGGAAGACTTAAAAATAAGGCGGAAAATTGATGAACTTCCAACTTTATCATTTCATGTAGTGATGCATCTGTTTTTAATAGACAAAGATTTTAACTCAGAGACAATTTAG